The nucleotide sequence CAGTCCTCGGCCTTGGAATAGGCGAGGGTAACGTCGATCCGTGTGGTGCCGACCGGGACATCGAAGGGGATGTAGAAATAGGGGTTTTGCGACTGGTCGGCGCGGGTCAGGGGCGTGGTGATGGTGATCATTTTTGGGTGCCTTGATGGGGCGAAATTACGGACTTCGGGGGTAGGAAAGGGCCCCTCTCCCTAGCCCTCCCCTCGAGGGGGAGGGTGGCATCGCGTTTGAGGCACCGTTTCGCCAAGTGAACCGGCTTCACCCTCCCCCTTGAGGGGAGGGAGGCGATGGGGCGGTGGGAATGGTGTAGAGGTGGTCATCTCAACGCTTCGCTTTTGCCTTCTTCCTTCTCCCCTCGAGGGAGAAGGTGCCCCGCAGGGGCGGATGAGGGGGCTTCTCGACAGGGGGAGGGGGGGGAGAGAACCCCTCACCCTGGATTCTGCTGAACGCAGAAATCCTGTCCCTCTCCCTCAAGGGGAGAGGGGAAGAGCGGATGCTATTCGCCCGCGCCGGGGATGCGGTTGCCGTGGTGGTCGAAGAGGTGGATGTGCTCGGCGCTGAAGGAGAGGGTGACGATGTCGGCGATGTCGAGGTGGTCGTCGGTGAAGATGCGGGCGGTGAGGCGGATGCTGTCGCCGCGATCGATGGTGACGAGGCTTTCGGGGCCCATGTTCTCATTGGCGAAAAGCGGCGCGGTGATGGTGTTGGGGGCGCCGGGGGCGGCAATGCCCAGATGCTCGGGGCGGATGCCGAGGGTGAGGTTTTCGCTTGTGGCGAGCGCCTTGCCGATGGAATCGGTCATGGGCAGGGGAGCGATGGTGAGGCCATCGGCCTTGAGCTGGAGTTTTCCATCGCCTTGGGTGCCGGTGACGGTGACAAGATTCATCGGCGGGTTGCCGACGAAATTGGCGACGAAAGTGGTGGCCGGGCGGCGATAGATTTCGATGGGCGAGGCGAACTGGACGATCTTGCCCTGGTCCATGACGGCGATGCGGGTGGCGAGCGCCATGGCCTCGGCCTGATCGTGGGTGACGTAGACGGCCGTCATGCCCATGTCGCGCTGGAGATGATTGAGAAAGCCGCGGGCCTCGAGGCGCAGTTTTGCATCCAGATTGGAGAGCGGCTCGTCAAAGAGATAAACTTTTGCCGGGTAAACCAGCGCGCGGGCGAGTGAGGTGCGCTGCTGCTGGCCGCCGGAAATCTGGCTGGGGAGCCGGTCCATCAGATGGCCGATCTTGAGCACCTCGGCGACTTCCTTGGCGCGGCCGTGGCGCTTTTCGACGCTCTCGCCGCGCACCTTGAGCGGATAGGCGATGTTATCGGCCAGATTCATGTGCGGGTAGAGCGCGTAATCCTGAAAGACCATGGCGATGTTGCGGTCCTTGGGGTGGAGGTGGGTGACCTCCTCGCCGCCGATAAAGATCTGGCCGGATGTGGGTGTTTCAAGGCCCGCCATCATGCGCAGGGAGGTGGTCTTGCCGCAGCCTGAGGGGCCGAGCAGGCACACGAACTCACCATCGCCGATGGAGAAGCTGACGTCGGTGACGGCCTTGAACTCGCCAAAGCTCTTGGAAACGTTCCTGAATTCAACAGATGCCATGAGGGATCAAGCCTTGATGCCGCCGAAGAACCGGAAGCCGAACTTCCAGCTGACGAAGAGATAGAGAGCGATGACGGGCAGCGAATAGATCAGCGAATAGGCTGCCAGCAGCGTGACGACCGGGGTGCCGGCCTCTGAATAGAAGGAGTAGATGGCAACCGCCGCCGGCATGTTTTTGTCACTGCGGAGGAGAATGAAGGGGATGAGGAAGCTGCCCCAGATATTGACGAAGCTCCACACCACCACGACGACAATGCCGGGACGAATGACCGGCAGGGCGACATCGAAAAAGGCCTGAACCGGTGAGGCGCCGGTGACCATGGCGCTTTCTTCGTAGGATTTCGGAATGCTGTCGATGAAGTCGCGGAGGATAAACATAGCGGTGGGGAGGAGCCCACCGGCAAAGGTGAGAATGACAGCGAGGTGCGTATCCATCAGCCCCGCGGCCGAGATAATGAGGAAGATCGGCACCATGGCGGCCGAGCCGGACACCACTGAGGAAAAGAGCAGCAGAATATAGGTGACCGCGCCCTTGCCGGGGATGGAGGAGCGGGAGAGCGCGTAGGCCGCAAGGGTTGCCGCAGCACCGACGAGAATGACGCCGCCGACAGCCTGGATGAAGGAGTTCCAGAGCGCCTGCACGGCAAAGGAATTGCCGAAGACGGTGACGAAATTACTGAGGGTCCAGGGGTCAGGCAGGGCGAGGCCGAGTTCGGCGCGGGCATTGAAAGGCGCGAACAGGAACCAGAGCAGCGGCAGGGCAAAGATGGCGCCGATCAGCGCTGCGAGGGCCGAAAAGGCTATGCGGCCAATGAAAGCGGGGAGCGTCAGCTTCATGGTTCAGGCCCTCTTCTTGCGGCCAAGACTGAGATAGACCAGCGCAAAGGCGAGGTTGATGAGCATCATGATAACGCCCACGGCCGCGCCCTTGCCGAACTGGAAATCCTGGAAGGCGACGCGGTAATTGTAGATCGACACCAGCTCTGTCCGGTAGCTCGGCCCGCCATTAGTAAGGAGGAAGGGCGTAAACGTGTTGAAGGTCCACATGGTGATGAGGATGAGATCGGTGACGATATGGCCGCGGATGAGCGGCAGGCCGATGTCGCGGAATTTCTGCCAGGAGGATGCGCCGGCCACGTCCGCCGCCTGGAAATAGCTCGGCGGAATGGAGGAGAAGGCCGAGTTGAACAGCATCATGGAGAAGGCAGCGCCGCGCCAGGTGTTGAAGACGACGATGACCCAGAAGGGGGAGTCGAGGAGGAAATCGCCCGGCGGCAGGCCGACGCTTTCGAGCAGCATGTTGAGCGTGCCCTGGTCGCGATCGAGGAAGGCGAACCAGGCAAAGCCGATGACCACCTCCGGCAGGATCCAGGCGGCAATGACGAAGGTTTCGGTGATGCGCTTGACCCATGGCGGCACGGTCTGGATGAGCCAGGCCAGAAGCAGGCCGAGGAGGGCCTGCCCGATCAAGGCCGAGGCCAGGACGAACTGGGTGGTGAGGATCAACGAGAAGCCGAACTGGCCGCGCTGGAAGAAGGTCGCGGGGTCAAACAGCGCCAGATAATTGGCGAGGCCGACGAATTCGGGATTGAGCGCTGTGCGGCCGAGCAGCGTGCGGTTGGTGAAGGAAACGAAGATCACCCAGAAGAAGGGGACGATCACGAAGACCGAAACCAGAATGCCTGCGGGGGTGAGAAAGGCCGCGCCGGCCCGGGCCGAGAGCAGTGCGAAGTTTCTGGGTTTTCGCCTGGCGGGGGCAGTGTTGAGGTCGGTGGTCATGGATGGCTCTGTCCTCTTCCCCGCCTCCAGAAGGGAGGGGGACGGGTGGGCCCTGATTGACGTCAGGCCCGATGGTGCGAGCATGGGGACAAGGCGTACCCCCACCCTCAATCCCTCGCCGCAAGGGGAGGGAGGCGATGGCGCCGAGGCGTTTGATAAGAGCCTCCGGCGCGCCGCAACGCGCCGGAGGGTGCCAGGGAGGGCTAGAGCAGGCTGACGGTGTTTTCCTCGCCGACAATGGCGATGACAGCCGATTTGTACTGGGCCATGGCCTCTTCGGGCGAGAGCTCGCCGGAGACGACGGCTTCAGTCATGCGCTGGATTTCCGAGGAGACCGCATTGTAGTTCGGGTCATTCGGGCGCGCCGTGGTGAGCGGGAGCAGGGTCTGGCTGGTCTCGGTCAGGAAGGGATTGTTGGGAATGGCCACGTCGGTGCGCGCGGTGATACGCGGCTGGATGGCCTGGAAGGCTTCGAGCTGGGCCGGCTCGTTCATGAAGGAGAGGAAGGCCCAGGCTTCCTTGGGCGTATCGGTCGCCGGATTGATGACAAAGCCGGTGCCGCCGGAGATGGTGACGAAATCCTGGCCGCGGATGCCGGCGCCGGGTTCCTTGGCCGGCATTTTGGCCCAGCCCTGGACCTCATCGCGATTGGCCACGGCAAATTCGGAGCCTTCTGGGGTGACGGAGCGGTAGAAATAATCTCCCTCGACCAGAAGCGCCGTCACGCCGTCGCGAAAATTGGCGAAGGACCGGTTGCGGCCATCGGCGAGGAGCTGGGCGCGCTGGTCGCCGAGCTTTTCGTCGACATAGATGGTCTTGTAGAGGTTGAGCGTATCGAGAATGCCCTGGCTCGAGACGATGAACTTGCCGTTCTCGTCGGTAACGGCTTCGCCCGTGCCGAGCAGAACCATCCAATAGCCCTGCATGGTGGTGGCTTCGCCCATGGCGACGCCGGCATTGATCTGGAGCGGGAAGCTGTCGGGCTTGGCCTTCTTGATGGCGCGGGCGGCGTCGAGCAGTTCTTCCCAGGAGTTGGGCTGCCAGGTGTCGGCGTCGATGCCGGCTTCGGCCAGAATATCCTTGCGCGTATTGATCATGCGCACGTCGGTGCCGAGCGGAATGCCGTAATATTTATCCTGGTAGAGCATGAGGGCGCGCGAGCCTTCGGAAAGCGCTGCCCAGCCGGACCAGTCATTGACTTCGGGGCCGGCGACTTCATCGAGCGATTTCAGGAGCCCGCCTTCGACGAAGGAGGGGATGAGGAAGCCGTCGAATGCTGTGACATCGGGGCCGGCGCCGGTGGAGAAGTCGAGCGCCAGCTGCTGGGTGAGCTGGGCGTCTTCGCCGCCGAACTGGTTGAGCACCACGTTGACGTCGGGATTGGCGGCCTCGAAAGCGGGGATGACGCTTTCCTCGATCCACTGCGCGGTGCCGCTGTTGACGCCGCCGATGACACAGCGGCAGGTGACGTTGAGATCGACGGCAAATGCCGGCAGCGCCACAGCGGTGGCGCCGACAAGTCCAAGCGCGAGACTGCGCAGACGATTGGTCATCGCAAAAATCCTCCCAAATGGTGGCTCCGAATTCTCCGGTAGCCGGCTATTGGCCCGTCGGTGGAATAAATCTTCCGGGCGCAGGCCAAAGTAGAATGAACACGTTTTCACTAAGCGTCAATGCGGAGAATTCGCCTGGGGTGACGGCAGGGATTGCGTGCGGCGGTTGAATGGCAGGGTTTTGCGACGTGGTGGTGACATCGCGGTGAAATTCGAGGGCGGAGGTGTTGGCGCGCGTGCTTGACAGAGTGGGGGCGAAACGTCAGAGAAATGAACACGTTTTCAATATTGCCGCTGTTTTGGGGAGGCCTGGCTTGGGCGAAGCGATGGGGGAAGTGCGCGGGCGGGCGACAGCAGAAATGGTGGCCGAACGGGCCAATGTGTCCCGCGTTGCGGTGTCGCGCGCCTTCAACCCGCACGCCTCGCTCAAGGCCGAAAAACGCGAACTGATCCTCAAAATTGCGCAGGAGCTGAACTATACGCCGGACCGCGCAGCGCGGGCGCTTGTGAGCGGGCGCTCGCATCTCGTGGGCGTCATCGTGCCCGATGTGTGCAGCTATTGGGAGAGCCAGGAGATTGATGCGCTGACCACGGCGCTGCAGGCGGAAGGCTTTGCCACGCTACTGTTCAAGACGCGCACCGATTATTCGATGGACGAGCAGTTGCTCGCCTATATGCGCGGCTTCAATCCGGACTCGGTGATTGCCTTCGTCGAGAACGTAAAACCACGGACGCTGGCGCGGTTTCTCGACCGCGCAGTGCCGATCTATGTGCATTACCCAATGGACGGGGAGGCGGAGCCCAAGGGCGAGCCGCTGCATGATCGACTCAATGTGCTGCAGCGCGACGGGATCGAGCAGGCGGTGGCATTGCTGCAGGGGTATGGTGTGCGGCGGGTCGCCTATGTGTCCGGCGAGGAAAAGGCGCGGGCCAATACCTCGCGCGAGCAGGTTTTGCGACAGGTCATGGCGGCGCGTGGGTTGGAGCCGCCGACTGTAGTGCGCGGCGATTTTTCCTATGACGCGGCCTATCAGGCGACCATCGATCTCTTTCGGGTGGGCGCGGGGGCGGATGCGATTTTCGCCGCCAATGACGTCGGAGCATTCGGGGCGATGGATGCCTTGCGGCACGAGCTGAAGCTACGGGTGCCGGAGGATGTGAAGGTGGTTGGCTTTGACGACATCGCCCAGTCGCACTGGAAAAGCTACAATCTCACCACCGTGAAATTCGATCTCGAGGAGCGGGTGCGGGCGCTGGTCAGGCTGATCTTGCGGCGGCTCAATAATCCCGATGCACCGGGCTTTCAGGAAACTCTCAACACACGGCTCGTCGTGCGCGGCACGGTCGGCTGACGGCGCTTTTCATGACCGACACGCTCATTCACCTTGTCTTCAAGACCCACCTTGATATCGGTTTTACCGACCACGCGGCCAAGGTCCGGCGGCAATATCATGAGCAGTTCATCCCGCAGGCGATCGCCACGGGCGAGCACTTTTATGCCGAGAACCCGGACGCGCCTGAATTTATCTGGACGACGGGCGCCTGGCTGATCTGGGACCATCTCAACTCGCAGGATGGAGAGAAGGTAAAGCGGCTGCAAAGGGCGATTGAGCGTGGGCTGATCGCCTGGCACGGATTGCCGTTCACCACCCACACCGAGCTGATGACGCCGGCGCTGTTCCGGGCGGGGCTTTCCTATGCGCAGGAGCTGGATCGGCGTTTTGGGCGGCAGACGATTGCCGCGAAGATGACCGACGTGCCGGGCCATACGCTGGGCATGGTGCCGCTGATGGCCGGGGCGGGGCTGAAATTCCTGCACCTCGGAGTGAACACGGCGAGCCCCGTGCCCGATGTGCCGCCGATCTTCCGTTGGCAAGCGCCGGGCGGGGACGAAATCGTGGTCATGTATCAGGCCTCCTATGGGGCGACGGATTTTCCGGCCGGGCCGGACATTGGCCTCAGCTTTGCGCACACCAATGACAATATCGGCCCGCAAAGCGTGGGGCAGACGGTGGAGGCGCTGCGGCATCTGCGTTTGGAGCATCCGCAGGCTCGGGTGATGGCTTCGACGCTGGATGCCTTCGGGGCCGAGATGTGGGCACGGCGCGAAAATTTTCCGGTGGTGACACAGGAAATCGGCGACAGCTGGATCCATGGCGTTGGCACCGATCCGGAAAAGCTGCGACATTTTAAAGCGCTGGGGCGGCTCTATGATGAATTCGATGCCGAGGGACTGACGCCGGAACGGCTGGCCTTTGGGCGCGGGCTGACGCAAATCGCCGAGCACACCTGGGGCGTCGACATAAAGACTTTTCTACGGGACGAGACGGCCTGGGACCGGGAAAAGTTCGAGGCGGCGCGGAGAAACGACTATCGCTTCCACTATACCGAGGCAAGCTGGGCCGAGCAGCGCGCCTATCTCGATGCGGCGATTGATCAATTGTCCGATGCGGATCGGGCGCTGGCTGAGGCGGCGCGGAACGAGGCGTCGGTGCCGGCTGAGGCGGTGATTGGTGCTGGCGACCGGCTGGAGAGCAATGGTTGGGTCGCCGAGATCGATGCGGCGACGGGCGATCTTTCCGCGCTCATTGCGCCGAACGGGCGGCGGCTGGCGGGGCAGAATGGGTGCCTCTTCGGCTATCGGCACGAAAGCTATGACTGGGCCGAGCTGCAGAGCCATCTCGACAGCTATCTCATGCACCGCGAGGTCTGGGCTATTCTGGACCATGACAAACCGGGATTGCGGACGGCGAAGACGGCGCGGAATGGTCGCTTTGTGCCCAAGGGAAAAGGTGTTTCAGAGGACGGGGCGCGGGTGCTGGGGCGCATGCCGGAGGAGGCGCGGATAGCGCTGGGGGCGCCGGATCGACACGAGATTATCCTGCGCGGGATCAGCGATGACGAGGCCGAAATCATCTTGGTGCTGCGAGCGAAACCTGCCAATCGCATGCCCGAGGCGGGGTTCTTCCTCCTGACGCCCGAACCGTGCTCTTGGGCGCTGGAGAAGCTGGGGCTCTGGCACGAGGCACACGACATAGTGCGCCGCGGGGGTGGGCAATTGCAGGCGGTTTCGGCGCTGCGCTGCGGTGGAACGGAATTCACACTGCTCGACAGCGCGCTGGTAGCGCCGGCGGGAGCCCCCTTCATCCCGTTCCAACCGGAGGTGCCGGACTTTTCAGCGGGGGCACGGATCAATCTCTACAACAACAAATGGGGGACGAATTTTCCCATGTGGTGGGAGGGCGATCTCGTCAGCCGGGTGCGGGTGCGGCTGGGGTAGGGTAAAGCCCCGCCGATTGCTGTGACAAAGTTCGGGCTGTGCTGGATATAATGGCGGAGTGGGTGCAGATTTGTTGGCAAGTTTGCCAGCTCCAGATTGGATCCGCGCCGTGCCCTTTCCCGACATGACCCATCCCGCCATCGACGCTTATGAGAGCGCGGTGACCGTGCCTGCCGATTTCTCCGATTTTTGGGGCAAGACCATTGCCGAGGCCCGCGCGGCGGGTGGTGACGTCAGCATCGTGCCGGCGGATACCACACTGAAACTCGTGGAAGCCTTTGACGTAACCTTCCCGGGGTTTGGCGGGCAGCCGGTCAAGGGTTGGCTGGTGCTGCCCAAGGAGCGGACCGAAAAACTGCCACTTGTGGTGCAGTTCATCGGTTATGGCGGCGGGCGCGGCTTTCCGCATGAGACGCTGCATTGGGCCGCCTCGGGCTTTGCCTATTTCCGCATGGATACGCGCGGGCAGGGCTCGAGTGGGCATATGGGCGCGACCTCGGACCCGCAGGGCACGACACCATCCGTGCCGGGGATGATGACCAAGGGCATTCTCGATAA is from Devosia sp. SD17-2 and encodes:
- a CDS encoding ABC transporter ATP-binding protein encodes the protein MASVEFRNVSKSFGEFKAVTDVSFSIGDGEFVCLLGPSGCGKTTSLRMMAGLETPTSGQIFIGGEEVTHLHPKDRNIAMVFQDYALYPHMNLADNIAYPLKVRGESVEKRHGRAKEVAEVLKIGHLMDRLPSQISGGQQQRTSLARALVYPAKVYLFDEPLSNLDAKLRLEARGFLNHLQRDMGMTAVYVTHDQAEAMALATRIAVMDQGKIVQFASPIEIYRRPATTFVANFVGNPPMNLVTVTGTQGDGKLQLKADGLTIAPLPMTDSIGKALATSENLTLGIRPEHLGIAAPGAPNTITAPLFANENMGPESLVTIDRGDSIRLTARIFTDDHLDIADIVTLSFSAEHIHLFDHHGNRIPGAGE
- a CDS encoding carbohydrate ABC transporter permease, translating into MKLTLPAFIGRIAFSALAALIGAIFALPLLWFLFAPFNARAELGLALPDPWTLSNFVTVFGNSFAVQALWNSFIQAVGGVILVGAAATLAAYALSRSSIPGKGAVTYILLLFSSVVSGSAAMVPIFLIISAAGLMDTHLAVILTFAGGLLPTAMFILRDFIDSIPKSYEESAMVTGASPVQAFFDVALPVIRPGIVVVVVWSFVNIWGSFLIPFILLRSDKNMPAAVAIYSFYSEAGTPVVTLLAAYSLIYSLPVIALYLFVSWKFGFRFFGGIKA
- a CDS encoding sugar ABC transporter permease, which produces MTTDLNTAPARRKPRNFALLSARAGAAFLTPAGILVSVFVIVPFFWVIFVSFTNRTLLGRTALNPEFVGLANYLALFDPATFFQRGQFGFSLILTTQFVLASALIGQALLGLLLAWLIQTVPPWVKRITETFVIAAWILPEVVIGFAWFAFLDRDQGTLNMLLESVGLPPGDFLLDSPFWVIVVFNTWRGAAFSMMLFNSAFSSIPPSYFQAADVAGASSWQKFRDIGLPLIRGHIVTDLILITMWTFNTFTPFLLTNGGPSYRTELVSIYNYRVAFQDFQFGKGAAVGVIMMLINLAFALVYLSLGRKKRA
- a CDS encoding extracellular solute-binding protein, with protein sequence MTNRLRSLALGLVGATAVALPAFAVDLNVTCRCVIGGVNSGTAQWIEESVIPAFEAANPDVNVVLNQFGGEDAQLTQQLALDFSTGAGPDVTAFDGFLIPSFVEGGLLKSLDEVAGPEVNDWSGWAALSEGSRALMLYQDKYYGIPLGTDVRMINTRKDILAEAGIDADTWQPNSWEELLDAARAIKKAKPDSFPLQINAGVAMGEATTMQGYWMVLLGTGEAVTDENGKFIVSSQGILDTLNLYKTIYVDEKLGDQRAQLLADGRNRSFANFRDGVTALLVEGDYFYRSVTPEGSEFAVANRDEVQGWAKMPAKEPGAGIRGQDFVTISGGTGFVINPATDTPKEAWAFLSFMNEPAQLEAFQAIQPRITARTDVAIPNNPFLTETSQTLLPLTTARPNDPNYNAVSSEIQRMTEAVVSGELSPEEAMAQYKSAVIAIVGEENTVSLL
- a CDS encoding LacI family DNA-binding transcriptional regulator → MGEAMGEVRGRATAEMVAERANVSRVAVSRAFNPHASLKAEKRELILKIAQELNYTPDRAARALVSGRSHLVGVIVPDVCSYWESQEIDALTTALQAEGFATLLFKTRTDYSMDEQLLAYMRGFNPDSVIAFVENVKPRTLARFLDRAVPIYVHYPMDGEAEPKGEPLHDRLNVLQRDGIEQAVALLQGYGVRRVAYVSGEEKARANTSREQVLRQVMAARGLEPPTVVRGDFSYDAAYQATIDLFRVGAGADAIFAANDVGAFGAMDALRHELKLRVPEDVKVVGFDDIAQSHWKSYNLTTVKFDLEERVRALVRLILRRLNNPDAPGFQETLNTRLVVRGTVG
- a CDS encoding DUF5054 domain-containing protein, which gives rise to MTDTLIHLVFKTHLDIGFTDHAAKVRRQYHEQFIPQAIATGEHFYAENPDAPEFIWTTGAWLIWDHLNSQDGEKVKRLQRAIERGLIAWHGLPFTTHTELMTPALFRAGLSYAQELDRRFGRQTIAAKMTDVPGHTLGMVPLMAGAGLKFLHLGVNTASPVPDVPPIFRWQAPGGDEIVVMYQASYGATDFPAGPDIGLSFAHTNDNIGPQSVGQTVEALRHLRLEHPQARVMASTLDAFGAEMWARRENFPVVTQEIGDSWIHGVGTDPEKLRHFKALGRLYDEFDAEGLTPERLAFGRGLTQIAEHTWGVDIKTFLRDETAWDREKFEAARRNDYRFHYTEASWAEQRAYLDAAIDQLSDADRALAEAARNEASVPAEAVIGAGDRLESNGWVAEIDAATGDLSALIAPNGRRLAGQNGCLFGYRHESYDWAELQSHLDSYLMHREVWAILDHDKPGLRTAKTARNGRFVPKGKGVSEDGARVLGRMPEEARIALGAPDRHEIILRGISDDEAEIILVLRAKPANRMPEAGFFLLTPEPCSWALEKLGLWHEAHDIVRRGGGQLQAVSALRCGGTEFTLLDSALVAPAGAPFIPFQPEVPDFSAGARINLYNNKWGTNFPMWWEGDLVSRVRVRLG